The DNA sequence ACGCCGGAATGGGCGTTAGCTTCAGTATTTCCGCCGTCATTCATCTGGCGGTTTTTTTGTTGCTGCTGTGGTGGGGGCAGCTTTTCCCGACCACGGCAACCGTTCAGGAAACCTATTATGTCGATGTGGTCAACCTGCCGGTAGCCAACCCCCGGGCCGGCAGTCCGACCCAGAAGGGGAACGATGCCGAAGCCCCGCCTCCGCCCCAAACCCACGAAGCCCCGTTGAGCATGCCGTCCCCCCCGCAACCGAGCACCAAGGCGCGCACCGCACCGACCGGAAAAGCCCAAAAGGCCGAGAAAGCCGAAAAGACGGACACCGCCAGCGATACGGCCTTTGCCGAAAAGATGGCGAAGCTTGAGAGCAAGGCCGAGTCCCAGCAACAGGAGGCCGCCCTGGAGCGGCTCCGCAAAAAAGTCAAGACGTCCGGGAGCGGCAGGGCCGGGATGCCGGCCGGCAGCGGCAGCGAGGCCGGCAGCGACTACACGGCATACGTCCAGTCGCGCCTGAAGGACGCCTTCTATCAGACCATCTCCTATACCAGCAAAAATCCCGAGGTCGTTGTCCACTTATATATCGACGCCGACGGCAAGGTGACCCGTCAGAAGATCGAAAAGAGCAGCGGCGACCGGACGTTTGAACTGTCGGTGCTGCGGGCGGTGGAAAAGGCCGGCGATAAACTCGTTCCGCCTCCCAACCACAAGGTCTTCGAGGGGACGTTTGTCTTCAAGCCCAAAGGCATTTCCCGCAACAAGCTGTAACGAGGTCTCAATGAAACTGCTTTTAACCCTGATGCTGCTATTTGTCCTGCCGACCGCCCTCCATGCCCAGCCCGGATATGTCGAGGTGACGGCGCCGGGCAATCGCCAGCTCAAACTTGCGGTCGAAATACCCCACGCGCAAAACGCCGCGTCGAGTGCGGGCGCCGCCAAGGAGATGGCCGGCGTGATCGCCTTCGACATGAACATGTCGGGTCTGGCGAATGCCGAGATCAGGGAGCCGTTGCCGCTTGCCGGCGGCCTCATGTTCGGGGCGACCGATTTCGCCCCGTGGCTGGCTGCGGGGTTCGACATGCTGGTGCGCGGCGAATACAGCATCAGCGGCGACAACCTGACGGTGGAGTTTCGCCTGTACGACGCCCTCAACAACAAGATGATGACCGCCAAGCGGTACTTGGGGAAGAGCAAGGATCTGCGCCGGTTCGCCCACTCCTTCTGTGACGAGGTGCTGCTGCAGATGACCGGCGAACGCGGCCCCTTTACGACCCATATCGCCTTTATCTCGACCCAGTACGGC is a window from the Oryzomonas sagensis genome containing:
- a CDS encoding cell envelope integrity protein TolA; its protein translation is MGVSFSISAVIHLAVFLLLLWWGQLFPTTATVQETYYVDVVNLPVANPRAGSPTQKGNDAEAPPPPQTHEAPLSMPSPPQPSTKARTAPTGKAQKAEKAEKTDTASDTAFAEKMAKLESKAESQQQEAALERLRKKVKTSGSGRAGMPAGSGSEAGSDYTAYVQSRLKDAFYQTISYTSKNPEVVVHLYIDADGKVTRQKIEKSSGDRTFELSVLRAVEKAGDKLVPPPNHKVFEGTFVFKPKGISRNKL